In a genomic window of Bacillota bacterium:
- a CDS encoding DUF1446 domain-containing protein gives MGGVAQPGGPGHAEGTAPRAGRTVRIGSGSGYWGSALEPALDLAERGHLDYIGFDYLAELTMSLLQRERLRNPGKGYIEDMVEMVRSLLPAAIRNGTRLVANGGGANPLGAAERALAVARELRLPLRVGVVEGDDILVQLPRLEASGWEFVNLDTGERGLDGIRDRIVAAHAYLGAEGIAEALGAGAQLVVTGRVSDNALYVGPLMHEFGWRYEEPYWDRIAAAVTVGHLIECAEMVTGGMTVRWRETPDPWNLGYPIAEVTELPGGRVEAVITKLPGTGGRVDSWSVKEHLVYEVHDPRKYVMPDAVADFTRLRLTDLGEDRVLVREMGGGPRPDTLKVQIGYTDGWIAEGRLGVSWPYALEKARRIEEWLRRRLEMRGVRPLELRFDRVGVDMLHGEAAPWPDDEDAVNEIELRVAVRTRTPEEAETARREFFLATTWGPAGTGWGAPLRTRQVISLFPTLVPREAVEVRVRTLDA, from the coding sequence GTGGGTGGCGTGGCGCAACCCGGCGGTCCCGGCCACGCGGAGGGGACGGCCCCGCGGGCGGGCCGGACCGTCCGCATCGGTTCGGGCTCCGGCTACTGGGGCTCGGCCCTGGAACCCGCCCTGGATCTGGCGGAGCGCGGCCACCTGGACTATATCGGCTTCGACTACCTCGCCGAGCTGACCATGTCGCTCCTCCAGCGCGAGCGGCTCCGCAACCCCGGGAAGGGGTACATCGAGGACATGGTGGAGATGGTGCGGAGCCTGCTTCCTGCCGCCATCCGGAACGGGACGCGCCTCGTCGCCAACGGCGGCGGCGCCAACCCCCTCGGGGCGGCGGAGCGGGCGCTGGCGGTGGCCCGCGAACTCCGCCTGCCGCTCCGCGTCGGCGTGGTGGAGGGGGACGACATCCTGGTCCAGCTGCCCCGGCTGGAGGCGAGCGGCTGGGAGTTCGTCAACCTGGACACCGGCGAGCGCGGCCTCGACGGGATCCGCGACCGGATCGTCGCCGCCCACGCCTACCTGGGCGCCGAGGGGATCGCGGAGGCGCTGGGGGCGGGGGCGCAGCTGGTCGTCACCGGCCGCGTCTCCGACAACGCCCTCTACGTCGGACCGCTGATGCACGAGTTCGGGTGGCGGTACGAGGAGCCCTACTGGGACCGGATCGCGGCCGCCGTCACCGTCGGCCACCTCATCGAGTGCGCCGAGATGGTGACCGGCGGCATGACCGTCCGCTGGCGCGAGACGCCCGACCCCTGGAACCTGGGCTACCCGATCGCCGAGGTGACCGAGCTCCCCGGCGGCCGGGTGGAGGCGGTGATCACCAAGCTGCCGGGCACCGGCGGGCGGGTCGACAGCTGGTCGGTGAAGGAGCACCTGGTCTACGAGGTCCACGACCCCAGGAAGTACGTGATGCCCGACGCGGTGGCGGACTTCACCCGGCTCCGGCTGACCGACCTGGGGGAGGACCGGGTGCTGGTCCGGGAGATGGGCGGCGGGCCGCGGCCCGACACGCTCAAGGTCCAGATCGGCTACACGGACGGCTGGATCGCCGAGGGGCGCCTGGGCGTCAGCTGGCCGTACGCGCTGGAGAAGGCGCGCCGCATCGAGGAGTGGCTCCGCCGCCGCCTGGAGATGCGGGGCGTGCGGCCGCTCGAGCTCCGCTTCGACCGCGTCGGCGTCGACATGCTCCACGGCGAGGCGGCCCCCTGGCCGGACGACGAGGACGCGGTCAACGAGATCGAGCTGCGCGTCGCCGTCCGCACGCGCACGCCGGAGGAGGCGGAGACGGCGCGGAGAGAGTTCTTCCTGGCGACCACCTGGGGGCCGGCCGGGACGGGCTGGGGCGCGCCGCTCCGCACCCGGCAGGTGATCTCGCTCTTCCC
- a CDS encoding cytochrome c oxidase assembly protein has protein sequence MNLAAPLILAAAAHPSGARGHHASEAASLFLRSHPVLAMFAGRWQAEATVLVPAALAALLYAAGWLRLRRAAGRNSVPAWRAALFALGLLALLWALEGPLDDLGDASFAFHMIQHESLILVAAPLLLLGLPAPVFAWALPRRWNRATLPWFSRRRMLRRLAEWLGRPAVAWAFFNAAFALWHLPPLYNAAQGNDWVHYSEHITFLVAALVYWSRLVGLGPHARRLSAASAAGYAAANMPVGMLLGIWFLFSPRPVYAHYEAAENPFGWSVLMDQQLAGAIHLLVGTVYLALVGVYLARWMVDLEEAESVSKPSASR, from the coding sequence GTGAACCTTGCAGCTCCGCTCATCCTGGCCGCGGCGGCTCACCCGTCCGGCGCGCGCGGCCACCACGCCTCCGAGGCGGCCTCCCTCTTCCTGCGCTCGCATCCCGTCCTGGCCATGTTCGCCGGCCGGTGGCAGGCCGAGGCGACGGTGCTCGTCCCCGCGGCGCTGGCGGCGCTGCTCTACGCCGCCGGCTGGCTCCGCCTCCGCCGCGCCGCGGGAAGGAACTCGGTCCCCGCATGGCGTGCGGCGCTCTTCGCCCTCGGCCTCCTCGCCCTGCTCTGGGCGCTGGAGGGCCCGCTGGACGACCTGGGCGACGCCTCCTTCGCCTTCCACATGATCCAGCACGAGTCGCTGATCCTCGTGGCGGCGCCGCTCCTCCTCCTCGGCCTGCCGGCCCCGGTCTTCGCCTGGGCCCTCCCCCGCCGCTGGAACCGGGCGACACTCCCCTGGTTCAGCCGGAGACGGATGCTCCGCCGGCTGGCGGAGTGGCTCGGCCGCCCGGCGGTCGCCTGGGCGTTCTTCAACGCCGCCTTCGCCCTCTGGCACCTGCCCCCGCTCTACAACGCCGCCCAGGGGAACGACTGGGTCCATTACAGCGAGCACATCACCTTCCTGGTGGCGGCGCTGGTCTACTGGTCCCGGCTGGTCGGCCTGGGTCCCCACGCGCGCCGGCTCTCGGCGGCCAGCGCCGCGGGCTACGCGGCCGCCAACATGCCGGTCGGGATGCTCCTGGGCATCTGGTTCCTCTTCAGCCCGAGGCCCGTCTACGCCCACTACGAGGCGGCCGAGAACCCCTTCGGATGGAGCGTGCTGATGGACCAGCAGCTGGCAGGCGCCATCCACCTCCTGGTGGGGACGGTCTACCTGGCGCTGGTCGGCGTCTACCTCGCCCGCTGGATGGTCGACCTGGAGGAGGCGGAGTCCGTCTCCAAGCCGTCCGCCTCCCGCTGA
- a CDS encoding biotin attachment protein, which yields MNQVVEVRIPEDLWKPEEAPQGVRVIWLREEGARVERGETIAELAVEKVQYEIEAPAGGRLRRLLPEEEAARPGAVIAAIEKGA from the coding sequence ATGAACCAGGTGGTGGAGGTGCGGATCCCGGAGGACCTCTGGAAGCCGGAAGAGGCGCCTCAAGGGGTGCGCGTCATCTGGCTGCGCGAGGAGGGTGCCCGCGTCGAGCGCGGCGAGACCATCGCCGAGCTGGCCGTGGAGAAGGTCCAGTACGAGATCGAGGCGCCGGCCGGCGGGCGGCTCCGCCGCCTGCTTCCCGAGGAAGAGGCCGCCCGGCCGGGGGCGGTGATCGCCGCCATCGAGAAAGGCGCGTGA
- a CDS encoding (Fe-S)-binding protein, which yields MSLPLEGERVAEPAPAAPAGATGPGEGLRPRPDFAGQAAEEQIAHCIKCGFCLPACPTYSLTQMEAASPRGRLALVEAVREGSIEPDGWFAEQMYFCLGCRACETACPSGVRYGEVLEAARAELARIPDVDPLGPLGRALLQVVEHPTLLRAVGRLGRWYQRDPVARRLGEPLLRAMPGRLDEMAPMLPEAPAGGEEPVPEAGTGGEGRREASSALPEVGWFPGCVSQALFEGVNQATVALLRAAGYPVRTLAGAPCCGALHAHAGETGEAKRLARRNIAAWEAAGRPLVAENAGGCGAFLSEYGRLLADDPEWAERAARFSASVRDWSQLVRIEPVETGARDGGAGGGAAAAAGVSRVLTYQDSCHLRNGQQVYREPREILRSLPGYRFVEMEGADRCCGSAGIYNFTHYEASMEILDGKMEAVDRSGARTVAVANPGCYLQMRLGVHRAGREGELRVAHVAELAWEAVRQGGARALPREEG from the coding sequence GTGAGTCTGCCGCTGGAGGGAGAGAGGGTGGCCGAGCCGGCGCCCGCTGCGCCGGCCGGCGCGACCGGCCCGGGGGAAGGCTTGCGCCCGCGGCCGGACTTCGCCGGCCAGGCGGCCGAGGAGCAGATCGCCCACTGCATCAAGTGCGGCTTCTGCCTGCCCGCCTGCCCCACCTACTCGTTGACGCAGATGGAGGCGGCCTCTCCCCGCGGCCGCCTGGCCCTGGTGGAGGCGGTCCGGGAGGGGAGCATCGAGCCCGACGGCTGGTTCGCGGAGCAGATGTACTTCTGCCTCGGCTGCCGCGCCTGCGAGACCGCCTGCCCGTCCGGCGTCCGCTACGGCGAGGTGCTGGAGGCCGCGAGGGCCGAACTGGCCCGCATCCCGGACGTCGATCCGCTGGGCCCCCTGGGGCGCGCGCTCCTCCAGGTGGTGGAGCATCCGACGCTCCTTCGCGCCGTCGGCCGGCTCGGGCGCTGGTACCAGCGCGACCCCGTCGCCCGCCGCCTGGGCGAGCCGCTCCTCAGGGCGATGCCGGGCCGACTGGACGAGATGGCGCCCATGCTGCCGGAGGCGCCCGCCGGCGGGGAGGAACCGGTACCGGAGGCGGGTACGGGCGGGGAGGGGCGGCGGGAGGCTTCCTCCGCGCTTCCCGAGGTGGGCTGGTTCCCGGGCTGCGTCAGCCAGGCGCTCTTCGAGGGGGTCAATCAGGCCACGGTGGCCCTGCTGCGGGCGGCAGGCTATCCGGTGCGCACCCTGGCCGGCGCCCCGTGCTGCGGTGCGCTCCATGCCCACGCGGGGGAGACCGGCGAGGCGAAGCGGCTGGCGCGCCGGAACATCGCCGCCTGGGAGGCGGCGGGCAGGCCGCTGGTGGCCGAGAACGCGGGCGGCTGCGGGGCCTTCCTGAGCGAGTACGGGAGGCTGCTGGCCGACGATCCGGAGTGGGCCGAGCGGGCGGCCCGGTTCAGCGCCAGCGTTCGCGACTGGAGCCAGCTGGTCCGGATCGAGCCGGTGGAGACCGGGGCGCGGGACGGCGGGGCGGGCGGCGGCGCGGCGGCTGCCGCCGGGGTCTCGCGGGTCCTCACCTACCAGGATTCCTGCCACCTGCGGAACGGCCAGCAGGTCTACCGCGAGCCGCGGGAGATCCTCCGGAGCCTGCCCGGCTACCGCTTCGTGGAGATGGAGGGGGCCGACCGCTGCTGCGGCTCGGCCGGCATCTACAACTTCACCCACTACGAGGCGTCCATGGAGATCCTCGACGGTAAGATGGAAGCTGTCGATCGGAGCGGCGCCCGGACCGTCGCGGTGGCCAACCCCGGCTGCTACCTGCAGATGCGCCTGGGGGTCCACCGGGCCGGGCGGGAGGGTGAGCTGCGCGTGGCGCACGTGGCGGAGCTGGCCTGGGAGGCGGTCCGCCAGGGCGGGGCCCGCGCCCTGCCGCGCGAGGAGGGATGA